A single window of Luteipulveratus halotolerans DNA harbors:
- a CDS encoding aminopeptidase P family protein → MSEEQQKPEHRSRPTSQAFRDFVAQGWAPRDTTPPQRAEVAEYAARRRAEISSAFPGERLVIPAGGLKVRSNDTDYVFRPHSAFAHLTGLGADREPDAVLVLEPQTDDDGNDAGHEAVLYFRPLAGRDSEEFFGDSRYGEFWVGARPTLEDVEAELGVSARHVDELPDSIAKDAGATTVRVVREADSDVSALVDRARTTEAQTDERTERQREADAELARQLSSVRFVKDEWEIGQMREAVEATAHGFEAVIADLPEAIRRGRGERWVEGVFGLYARHEGNGVGYDSIAASGDHANTLHWIKNTGDIKEGDLLLLDAGVEVDSLYTADITRTLPVSGRFSEAQRKVYDAVYAAQEAGIAAVRPGAKFSDVHAAAIRVIAEHLHAWGLLPDGVGVEDTLDQENGQYHRRWMVHGTSHHLGIDVHDCAAARREEYMEGELKPGMILTVEPGLYFKSDDELVPDELRGIGVRIEDDVLVTADGHDNLSGFMPRSADEVEAWIARIQQG, encoded by the coding sequence GTGAGTGAAGAGCAGCAGAAGCCCGAGCACCGCAGCCGACCCACCAGCCAGGCGTTCCGCGACTTCGTCGCCCAGGGCTGGGCCCCTCGTGACACGACGCCACCGCAGCGTGCCGAGGTCGCCGAGTACGCCGCGCGCCGCCGTGCCGAGATCTCCTCGGCCTTCCCCGGCGAGCGCCTGGTGATCCCCGCGGGAGGGCTGAAGGTGCGCAGCAACGACACCGACTACGTCTTCCGTCCGCACAGCGCGTTCGCCCACCTCACCGGCCTGGGCGCCGACCGCGAGCCGGACGCCGTGCTCGTGCTGGAGCCGCAGACCGACGACGACGGCAACGACGCCGGGCACGAGGCCGTCCTGTACTTCCGTCCGCTCGCCGGCCGCGACAGCGAGGAGTTCTTCGGCGACTCCCGCTACGGAGAGTTCTGGGTCGGCGCGCGCCCCACTCTCGAGGACGTCGAGGCCGAGCTCGGAGTCAGCGCCCGGCACGTCGACGAGCTGCCCGACAGCATCGCCAAGGACGCCGGCGCGACCACGGTGCGCGTGGTGCGCGAGGCCGACAGCGACGTCAGCGCGCTGGTCGACCGAGCGCGGACGACCGAGGCGCAGACCGACGAACGCACCGAGCGCCAGCGCGAGGCCGACGCCGAGCTCGCCCGCCAGCTGTCCAGCGTGCGGTTCGTCAAGGACGAGTGGGAGATCGGCCAGATGCGCGAAGCCGTCGAGGCGACCGCGCACGGTTTCGAGGCCGTCATCGCCGACCTGCCCGAGGCGATCAGGCGCGGCCGCGGCGAGCGCTGGGTCGAGGGCGTCTTCGGCCTCTATGCCCGGCACGAGGGCAACGGCGTCGGCTACGACTCGATCGCCGCGTCGGGCGACCACGCCAACACCCTGCACTGGATCAAGAACACCGGCGACATCAAGGAGGGCGACCTGCTGCTGCTCGACGCCGGCGTCGAGGTCGACTCGCTCTACACCGCCGACATCACCCGCACGCTGCCGGTGAGCGGTCGGTTCAGCGAGGCGCAGCGCAAGGTGTACGACGCGGTCTACGCCGCGCAGGAGGCCGGCATCGCAGCGGTCAGGCCCGGAGCGAAGTTCTCCGATGTCCACGCTGCCGCCATTCGCGTGATCGCCGAGCACCTGCACGCCTGGGGGCTGCTGCCCGACGGCGTCGGCGTCGAGGACACCCTCGACCAGGAGAACGGGCAGTACCACCGGCGCTGGATGGTGCACGGCACCTCGCACCACCTCGGCATCGACGTGCACGACTGCGCGGCGGCCCGCCGGGAGGAGTACATGGAGGGTGAGCTCAAGCCCGGCATGATCCTCACGGTCGAGCCGGGGCTGTACTTCAAGTCCGACGACGAGCTGGTGCCGGACGAGCTGCGCGGCATCGGCGTCCGCATCGAGGACGACGTGCTGGTGACGGCCGACGGCCACGACAACCTGTCGGGCTTCATGCCGCGTTCGGCCGACGAGGTCGAGGCCTGGATCGCGCGGATCCAGCAGGGCTGA
- a CDS encoding Sec-independent protein translocase family protein, with protein sequence MLGINTWEFFGLLVLAMLVVGPDRLPEYVAKLRGWIRQARDMAEGAQSQLKDQMGPEFQDVDWKQYDPRQYDPRKIVRQALLDEPADPAPDAVDADAGPEATSEPAPTYAPPFGQTYDPDRMTPWDLEAT encoded by the coding sequence GTGCTCGGGATCAACACCTGGGAGTTCTTCGGGCTGCTCGTGCTGGCGATGCTCGTCGTCGGTCCCGACCGCCTGCCCGAGTACGTCGCCAAGCTGCGCGGCTGGATCCGCCAGGCGCGTGACATGGCCGAGGGCGCTCAGAGCCAGCTCAAGGACCAGATGGGTCCGGAGTTCCAGGACGTCGACTGGAAGCAGTACGACCCGCGCCAGTACGACCCCCGCAAGATCGTCCGCCAGGCGCTGCTCGACGAGCCGGCCGACCCGGCTCCCGACGCCGTCGATGCCGATGCGGGACCCGAGGCGACCTCCGAGCCGGCGCCGACGTACGCCCCGCCGTTCGGGCAGACGTACGACCCCGATCGCATGACTCCGTGGGACCTCGAGGCGACCTGA
- a CDS encoding magnesium transporter MgtE N-terminal domain-containing protein: MSMTRVFVARMAGLKVFDPLGDQVGRVRDVVVTFSGPQRARAIGLVTEVPGRRRVFVPMTRVTSVDAGAVITTGLVNMRRFEQRANETLVCAEVLDRGVVVHSPDGDYEGVVEDVAIEQNARRDWMAVKVFVRQRGHTSTATRAVSRLTRRRAGATALVDIADVTGLHEQAAAQSAERLLETYDDLRVADLAEVIHDLNPKRRAEVAAALDDDKLADVLEELPEDDQVEIIVGLGTDRAADVLEAMEPDDAADLLADLPPEQAEELLQLMEPDEAAPLRRLLEYDENTAGGLMTTEPVILGPEATIAEALALVRREEIDPALAASIYVCRPPIEPPTGRYVGMVHTQRLLREPPHTSVGQVVDKTVEPIPPDAPLGQVTRTLATYNLVGVPVVDEDGRLLGAVTVDDVLDHILPDDWREERHEINRGARPSPT, translated from the coding sequence ATGAGCATGACCCGCGTCTTCGTGGCCCGGATGGCCGGGCTCAAGGTCTTCGACCCCCTGGGTGACCAGGTGGGTCGAGTTCGCGATGTCGTCGTGACCTTCTCCGGGCCGCAGCGAGCGCGCGCCATCGGACTGGTGACCGAGGTGCCCGGGCGTCGCCGGGTGTTCGTCCCGATGACCAGGGTGACCTCGGTCGATGCGGGCGCGGTCATCACGACCGGTCTCGTCAACATGCGCCGGTTCGAGCAGCGTGCCAACGAGACACTCGTGTGCGCCGAGGTCCTCGACCGCGGTGTGGTGGTGCACTCCCCCGACGGCGACTACGAGGGCGTGGTCGAGGACGTCGCCATCGAGCAGAACGCCCGTCGCGACTGGATGGCCGTCAAGGTGTTCGTCCGACAGCGCGGGCACACCTCGACCGCGACGCGTGCGGTCTCCCGGCTGACCCGTCGCCGCGCCGGCGCCACGGCCCTCGTCGACATCGCCGACGTGACGGGCCTGCACGAGCAGGCCGCCGCCCAGAGCGCCGAACGCCTGCTCGAGACCTACGACGACCTGCGCGTCGCCGACCTCGCCGAGGTCATCCACGACCTCAACCCCAAGCGTCGGGCCGAGGTCGCCGCGGCCCTCGACGACGACAAGCTCGCCGACGTCCTCGAGGAGCTCCCCGAGGACGACCAGGTCGAGATCATCGTGGGCCTCGGCACCGACCGTGCCGCCGACGTGCTCGAGGCGATGGAGCCCGACGACGCCGCCGACCTGCTGGCCGACCTGCCGCCCGAGCAGGCCGAGGAGCTCCTGCAGCTGATGGAGCCCGACGAGGCGGCCCCGCTGCGCCGACTCCTGGAGTACGACGAGAACACCGCCGGCGGTCTGATGACGACCGAGCCGGTCATCCTCGGTCCGGAGGCGACGATCGCCGAGGCGCTCGCCCTCGTACGCCGTGAGGAGATCGACCCCGCCCTGGCGGCCTCGATCTACGTGTGCCGACCACCGATCGAGCCGCCGACGGGACGCTACGTCGGCATGGTCCACACGCAGCGGCTGCTGCGTGAGCCCCCGCACACCTCGGTGGGCCAGGTGGTCGACAAGACCGTCGAGCCCATCCCTCCCGATGCGCCCCTGGGCCAGGTCACCCGCACGCTCGCGACGTACAACCTGGTCGGCGTTCCCGTGGTCGACGAGGACGGCCGACTCCTCGGCGCCGTCACCGTCGACGACGTGCTCGACCACATCCTCCCCGACGACTGGCGCGAAGAACGTCACGAGATCAACCGGGGCGCCCGGCCCAGTCCGACCTGA
- a CDS encoding threonine/serine exporter family protein: MPTDPSAEPSQPPQRPRRRMPGELQGKPQRARRPVPGELRGRAQRVMRAKAPPTVPIGIRGDDNGLTEWHSRSVIDLALRVGETMLATGASASDVTATVLRLTRAYGVRSVHVDVTYTSITVSYHRGVMRDPLTVMRIVPALAADYGRLEAIHTLVRDVVEDPGEVGAAQDRLERILAVHHPYRRGVVTVAIGLLGAAITTLLEGSWALVLLSLVISMVIDRVQRFISLRGVSAFFTQAVGAAIPTTVVVLLWTVVPQSQRAELGLNNLSALIATTIVVLLSGLAVVSAALETLDGYYLTAAARTFEVVILSVGVATGITTVLAIAQRFEVQMPFTAASVTLTPGLVLGMAASAMIAAAHSVASYTGLRGTLFAMGVAAFSWLMYWATNMWAAPPTWFDSKALHQETGSDHGILAAIPATFVAAVAAGAVAQLVAVRYRVPSLAVTAAAIIPLLPGLSLFNGIYQLVHSASDPAKGVGSLITAAALGLALAGGISLGALPLRLLRADRVQRRILRRSVADTRD, translated from the coding sequence GTGCCCACTGATCCGAGCGCCGAGCCGTCCCAGCCGCCGCAGCGGCCGCGTCGGCGGATGCCCGGAGAGCTGCAGGGCAAGCCCCAGCGCGCGCGTCGCCCGGTGCCGGGTGAGCTGCGCGGTCGAGCGCAGCGCGTCATGCGCGCCAAGGCTCCGCCGACCGTGCCGATCGGCATCCGCGGCGACGACAACGGTCTGACCGAGTGGCACTCCCGATCCGTCATCGACCTGGCGCTGCGGGTCGGCGAGACCATGCTCGCGACGGGCGCCTCCGCCTCCGACGTGACCGCGACCGTCCTGCGCCTCACCCGTGCGTACGGCGTGCGCTCGGTGCACGTCGACGTCACCTATACCTCGATCACCGTGTCCTACCACCGTGGCGTCATGCGTGACCCGCTCACCGTCATGCGCATCGTGCCCGCGCTCGCGGCGGACTACGGCCGGCTCGAGGCGATCCACACGCTGGTCCGCGACGTCGTCGAGGACCCCGGTGAGGTGGGTGCGGCGCAGGACCGTCTCGAGCGCATCCTCGCGGTGCACCACCCCTACCGTCGCGGTGTCGTGACGGTGGCGATCGGGTTGCTCGGCGCCGCGATCACGACCCTGCTCGAGGGATCGTGGGCGCTGGTGCTGCTGTCGCTCGTCATCTCGATGGTGATCGACCGGGTCCAGCGGTTCATCTCGCTGCGGGGCGTCTCGGCGTTCTTCACCCAGGCGGTCGGCGCGGCCATCCCGACGACCGTCGTGGTCCTGCTGTGGACCGTGGTCCCGCAGAGCCAACGCGCCGAGCTCGGGCTCAACAACCTGTCCGCGCTGATCGCCACGACGATCGTCGTCCTGCTCTCGGGACTGGCCGTCGTCAGCGCGGCCCTGGAGACCTTGGACGGCTACTACCTCACCGCGGCTGCTCGCACGTTCGAGGTCGTCATCCTGTCGGTCGGCGTCGCGACCGGCATCACCACCGTGCTCGCGATCGCCCAGCGGTTCGAGGTGCAGATGCCGTTCACGGCGGCGTCGGTGACGCTCACTCCTGGCCTGGTGCTCGGCATGGCGGCCTCGGCCATGATCGCCGCCGCGCACTCGGTGGCGAGCTACACCGGGCTGCGCGGCACGCTGTTCGCGATGGGCGTGGCGGCGTTCTCCTGGCTGATGTACTGGGCCACCAACATGTGGGCCGCACCGCCGACGTGGTTCGACAGCAAGGCGCTGCACCAGGAGACCGGCTCCGACCACGGCATCCTCGCTGCGATCCCTGCGACGTTCGTGGCGGCCGTCGCTGCCGGTGCCGTGGCCCAGCTCGTCGCCGTGCGCTACCGCGTGCCCTCACTGGCCGTCACGGCGGCGGCGATCATCCCGCTGCTGCCCGGTCTCTCGCTGTTCAACGGGATCTACCAGCTCGTGCACTCCGCGTCCGACCCGGCCAAGGGCGTCGGGTCACTCATCACCGCGGCCGCGCTCGGACTGGCGCTCGCCGGCGGCATCTCGCTCGGTGCCCTGCCGTTGCGTCTGCTGCGCGCCGACCGGGTGCAGCGCCGCATCCTGCGCCGCTCGGTGGCGGACACCCGCGACTGA
- a CDS encoding CoA-binding protein codes for MTNDVTTRWGDPAVIRKVLAESETWAVVGLSDNPRRAAYGVSKLLQRNGKRIVPVHPKAETVHGEQGYASLADIPFPVDVVDVFVRSELAGDVADQAVEIGADAVWFQLDVIDEAAYDRVTEAGLDMVMDRCPAIEWPRLGPNSAGTRTA; via the coding sequence ATGACCAACGACGTGACAACGCGATGGGGCGACCCGGCCGTGATCCGCAAGGTCCTCGCCGAGAGCGAGACCTGGGCCGTCGTCGGACTCTCCGACAACCCGAGAAGGGCCGCCTACGGCGTCTCAAAGCTGTTGCAGCGCAACGGAAAGCGCATCGTGCCGGTGCACCCCAAGGCCGAGACCGTGCACGGGGAGCAGGGCTATGCCAGCCTCGCCGACATCCCGTTCCCGGTCGACGTGGTCGACGTGTTCGTCCGCTCCGAGCTCGCTGGTGATGTCGCCGACCAGGCGGTCGAGATCGGGGCGGACGCGGTGTGGTTCCAGCTCGACGTCATCGACGAGGCGGCGTACGACCGGGTCACCGAAGCAGGTCTGGACATGGTCATGGACCGGTGCCCGGCGATCGAGTGGCCGCGTCTGGGGCCCAACAGCGCCGGGACGAGGACAGCATGA
- a CDS encoding Mrp/NBP35 family ATP-binding protein, translating to MSAAPTQDAVLAALATVDDPEIKKPITELGMVESVDITESGHVTVTVLLTISGCPLKATLTERTTQAVQSVEGVTGVEVRLGVMTDEQRAALKEHLRGGAAEREVPFAKPGSLTRVYAVASGKGGVGKSSVTVNLAAALAEQGLSVGVVDADVYGFSVPRMLGVEQRPTQVDDMILPPISHDVKVISIGMFVPGNQPVVWRGPMLHRALQQFLADVFWGDLDVLLLDLPPGTGDIAISVAQLVPGAEILVVTTPQQAAAEVAERAGAIALQTKQRVAGVIENMSWLELPDGTRQELFGAGGGQTVAESLTRSIGAPVSLLGQIPIDVRLREGADAGTPVVLGDPTSPAAVALRGIAKGLGTRSRGLAGRSLGLTPAGR from the coding sequence ATGTCTGCAGCACCCACCCAGGACGCTGTCCTGGCCGCACTCGCCACCGTCGACGACCCCGAGATCAAGAAGCCCATCACCGAGCTGGGCATGGTCGAGTCGGTCGACATCACCGAATCCGGCCACGTCACGGTGACGGTGCTGCTCACGATCTCCGGCTGTCCGCTCAAGGCGACGCTCACCGAGCGCACCACCCAGGCCGTCCAGTCGGTCGAGGGCGTGACCGGCGTCGAGGTGCGTCTCGGCGTCATGACCGACGAGCAGCGCGCGGCTCTCAAGGAGCACCTGCGCGGCGGTGCCGCTGAGCGCGAGGTGCCTTTCGCCAAGCCCGGTTCGCTCACGCGCGTGTACGCCGTCGCGTCCGGCAAGGGCGGCGTCGGCAAGTCGTCGGTCACCGTCAACCTCGCGGCCGCGCTGGCCGAGCAGGGCCTGTCGGTCGGCGTCGTCGACGCCGACGTCTACGGCTTCTCGGTGCCGCGCATGCTCGGCGTCGAGCAGCGCCCGACGCAGGTCGACGACATGATCCTGCCGCCGATCAGCCACGACGTGAAGGTCATCTCGATCGGCATGTTCGTCCCCGGCAACCAGCCGGTCGTGTGGCGTGGACCGATGCTGCACCGCGCCCTGCAGCAGTTCCTCGCCGACGTGTTCTGGGGCGACCTCGACGTCCTCCTGCTCGACCTGCCGCCGGGCACGGGTGACATCGCGATCTCGGTCGCTCAGCTTGTCCCGGGCGCCGAGATCCTGGTCGTCACCACGCCGCAGCAGGCCGCCGCCGAGGTCGCCGAGCGCGCGGGCGCCATCGCTCTGCAGACCAAGCAGCGTGTCGCCGGCGTCATCGAGAACATGTCCTGGCTCGAGCTGCCCGACGGCACCCGCCAGGAGCTGTTCGGCGCGGGCGGCGGTCAGACGGTCGCCGAGAGCCTCACCCGTTCCATCGGCGCTCCGGTGTCGCTGCTCGGTCAGATCCCGATCGACGTGCGCCTGCGCGAGGGTGCCGACGCCGGCACTCCCGTCGTCCTGGGTGACCCGACGAGCCCGGCCGCTGTCGCGCTGCGCGGCATCGCCAAGGGGCTCGGCACCCGCTCGCGTGGTCTCGCCGGCCGGTCGCTCGGCCTGACCCCCGCGGGCCGCTGA
- a CDS encoding general stress protein, with the protein MSTPGMSPMRPPASGLALQYPMSLGVFDEYADAQQAVDYLSDREFPVQNCMIVGTELKQVERVTGRLTWGRVLLGGALSGIWLGVFVGLIFALFSDGDGTAAMVISTVIFGAVFGAVWAAIGYAVSRGQRDFTSVTQVIATKYEVLVEHKLAQQARDLLAGRPGAGPDLTH; encoded by the coding sequence ATGAGCACCCCCGGAATGTCACCGATGCGCCCGCCCGCCTCAGGTCTGGCCCTGCAGTACCCCATGTCGCTCGGGGTCTTCGACGAGTACGCCGACGCCCAGCAGGCCGTCGACTACCTCTCCGACCGTGAGTTCCCGGTGCAGAACTGCATGATCGTCGGGACCGAGCTCAAGCAGGTCGAGCGCGTGACCGGTCGCCTCACATGGGGGCGCGTGCTGCTCGGTGGCGCCCTCTCCGGTATCTGGCTGGGTGTGTTCGTGGGCCTGATCTTCGCGCTGTTCAGCGATGGTGACGGCACGGCGGCCATGGTCATCTCCACCGTGATCTTCGGCGCCGTGTTCGGTGCGGTGTGGGCGGCGATCGGGTACGCCGTCTCGCGCGGCCAGCGCGACTTCACCTCCGTCACCCAGGTCATCGCGACCAAGTACGAGGTCCTGGTCGAGCACAAGCTCGCTCAGCAGGCCCGCGACCTGCTCGCCGGTCGTCCCGGCGCCGGACCGGACCTCACGCACTGA
- a CDS encoding L,D-transpeptidase family protein: protein MTSIEIDRRRALQGAAVVGATGAIGIAAAGRADAAAGAPHRSAPALLTATYPELRRGSSGAAVRDLQNKLAGAGYWLGGIDGSFGHLTQQAVWAIQKYWGLSRDGVVGPSTWAKVNLRQRPRSRYSGTRIEVDKAKQLMFVRDSVGMQMCINTSTGANKPFESGGRWYDGRTPSGTFKVFRYVPGWYSGSLGDLYRPMFFNGGIAVHGSTSIPPYNASHGCCRVSTAAQDKIIARGSLKIGATVNVY from the coding sequence ATGACCAGCATCGAGATCGACCGGCGTCGCGCGCTGCAGGGAGCGGCCGTCGTCGGGGCGACGGGGGCGATCGGGATCGCCGCTGCCGGACGCGCGGACGCGGCGGCAGGGGCGCCGCACCGCAGCGCGCCGGCGTTGCTCACCGCGACCTACCCCGAGCTGCGCCGGGGCAGCAGCGGCGCAGCTGTGCGTGACCTGCAGAACAAGCTCGCCGGCGCCGGCTACTGGCTCGGCGGGATCGACGGCTCGTTCGGCCACCTCACGCAGCAGGCCGTGTGGGCGATCCAGAAGTACTGGGGGCTCTCGCGTGACGGCGTGGTCGGCCCGAGCACCTGGGCCAAGGTCAACCTGCGCCAGCGTCCGCGCTCGCGCTACAGCGGCACCCGCATCGAGGTCGACAAGGCCAAGCAGCTGATGTTCGTGCGCGACAGCGTGGGCATGCAGATGTGCATCAACACGAGCACGGGGGCCAACAAGCCGTTCGAGAGCGGCGGCCGCTGGTACGACGGCCGGACGCCGAGCGGCACGTTCAAGGTCTTCCGCTACGTGCCGGGGTGGTACTCCGGCTCGCTCGGTGACCTCTACCGTCCGATGTTCTTCAACGGCGGCATCGCGGTCCACGGCTCGACCAGCATCCCGCCGTACAACGCCTCGCACGGCTGCTGCCGGGTGAGCACGGCTGCGCAGGACAAGATCATCGCGCGGGGCTCGCTCAAGATCGGTGCCACGGTCAACGTCTACTGA
- a CDS encoding GNAT family N-acetyltransferase has product MEPTAPPESRHALDLAALRDPSVRLWAVHGAAGVLATGAVKDLGEGHHELKSMRTDPASRGQGLGSRMVRHLVADARSRGAHRIWLETGSMDFFAPARAMYARAGFVECGPFGSYVPDPLSTFMTLDLVSAGQ; this is encoded by the coding sequence ATGGAGCCGACCGCTCCGCCGGAGAGCCGGCACGCCCTCGACCTCGCGGCCCTGCGCGACCCGTCCGTACGCCTGTGGGCCGTGCACGGCGCCGCTGGCGTCCTCGCGACGGGAGCCGTGAAAGACCTCGGTGAGGGTCACCACGAGCTCAAGAGCATGCGTACGGACCCGGCTAGCCGCGGGCAGGGCCTCGGCTCGCGGATGGTGCGCCACCTGGTCGCCGACGCACGATCGCGCGGGGCCCACCGCATCTGGCTCGAGACCGGCAGCATGGACTTCTTCGCCCCGGCCAGAGCGATGTACGCCCGTGCCGGGTTCGTCGAGTGCGGCCCGTTCGGGTCCTACGTGCCCGACCCGCTCAGCACGTTCATGACGCTCGACCTCGTCTCGGCCGGTCAGTGA
- a CDS encoding S1C family serine protease gives MTALALVAGATGGTVGFLIGAAQDDGSAATVADARPMGVAEVARSALPGVVTLEVADAGEESGGTGSGFVMRADGYIVTNNHVVAAGGDQGKIAVTFSDGTQVPARLVGKDASYDLAVVKVDRTGLSPVPFRTGATTVGDPVIAVGSPLGLDNTVTTGIVSALDRPVSPGGTQDQRSYINAIQTDAAINPGNSGGPLLDSAGRVVGVNTAIARVPGSSSRGSGNIGVGFAIPGDQARRTAEQLISKGKAEHPIIGAYVDQSYTGEGARLGGGDGQPAVSAGGPAAKAGLKEGDIIVQIDGRRVTSPDQLIVTIRARQVGETVRLLVRSGGQERTVAVTLAGATG, from the coding sequence GTGACAGCACTTGCCCTGGTCGCCGGTGCCACTGGCGGCACCGTCGGTTTTCTGATCGGCGCCGCGCAGGACGACGGGTCGGCGGCCACCGTCGCCGACGCGAGGCCGATGGGTGTCGCCGAGGTCGCGAGGTCTGCCCTCCCCGGCGTGGTCACGCTCGAGGTCGCCGACGCCGGCGAGGAGTCCGGCGGCACGGGGTCGGGCTTCGTGATGCGCGCGGACGGCTACATCGTCACCAACAACCATGTCGTCGCGGCGGGCGGTGACCAGGGCAAGATCGCCGTGACGTTCTCCGACGGCACCCAGGTGCCCGCTCGGCTGGTCGGCAAGGACGCGTCGTACGACCTCGCCGTCGTCAAGGTCGACCGCACCGGTCTGTCGCCGGTGCCGTTCCGCACGGGGGCGACGACGGTCGGCGACCCGGTCATCGCGGTCGGCTCACCGTTGGGACTCGACAACACCGTCACGACCGGCATCGTCAGTGCGCTCGACCGTCCGGTCTCACCGGGCGGCACCCAGGACCAGCGGTCCTACATCAACGCGATCCAGACGGACGCGGCCATCAACCCCGGCAACTCCGGTGGCCCGCTGCTCGACAGCGCCGGGCGCGTCGTCGGGGTCAACACTGCGATCGCGCGGGTGCCGGGCAGCAGCTCGCGTGGGTCGGGCAACATCGGCGTGGGCTTCGCGATCCCGGGTGACCAGGCGCGCCGTACCGCCGAGCAGCTCATCAGCAAGGGCAAGGCCGAGCACCCGATCATCGGCGCCTACGTCGATCAGTCCTACACCGGCGAGGGGGCGCGTCTCGGCGGTGGCGACGGTCAGCCTGCGGTCAGTGCGGGTGGCCCCGCCGCCAAGGCCGGGCTCAAGGAGGGCGACATCATCGTGCAGATCGACGGGCGCCGTGTGACCTCGCCCGACCAGCTCATCGTGACGATCCGTGCCAGGCAGGTGGGAGAGACGGTGCGCCTGTTGGTACGGTCCGGTGGCCAGGAACGCACGGTCGCAGTGACGTTGGCAGGAGCCACGGGATGA
- a CDS encoding DUF1003 domain-containing protein: MTERTTDDRARERDKGSKSERTRLRSGGRREVSRLDQPRELRRALLPRVPISNERFGVLSEKFARFMGTATFLIWMTIFVAVWLAWNTFAPEAAQFDPRSLNYTLLTLILSLQASYAAPLILLAQNRQDDRDRVGLEQDRARDERNLADTEFLTREVASLRLAMRETATRDFVRSELRSLLEEMEDRGYLRTEDDDEREDRPTA, translated from the coding sequence ATGACCGAGCGGACCACTGACGACCGCGCCCGCGAGCGCGACAAGGGCTCGAAGTCCGAACGCACCCGGCTGCGCTCCGGCGGCAGACGCGAGGTCAGCCGCCTCGACCAGCCACGCGAGCTGCGTCGGGCCCTGCTGCCGCGAGTGCCGATCAGTAACGAGCGCTTCGGGGTGCTCAGCGAGAAGTTCGCGCGCTTCATGGGCACCGCGACCTTCTTGATCTGGATGACGATCTTCGTCGCGGTCTGGCTGGCCTGGAACACCTTCGCGCCCGAGGCCGCCCAGTTCGACCCGCGCTCGCTCAACTACACGCTGCTCACGCTCATCCTCTCGTTGCAGGCGTCGTACGCCGCTCCCCTCATCCTGCTCGCGCAGAACCGCCAGGACGATCGCGACCGGGTCGGGCTCGAGCAGGACCGCGCCCGCGACGAGCGCAACCTCGCCGACACCGAGTTCCTCACCCGTGAGGTCGCCTCGTTGCGACTGGCGATGCGCGAGACCGCGACGCGTGACTTCGTCCGCTCCGAGCTGCGTTCGCTGCTGGAGGAGATGGAGGACCGGGGCTACCTGCGTACCGAGGACGACGACGAACGCGAGGACCGACCCACCGCGTGA
- a CDS encoding TIGR03667 family PPOX class F420-dependent oxidoreductase — protein sequence MSAVDLRAGVGPRALERLESEISIWLTTVSPGGRPQPTPVWFLWTGQELLVLSQPSARKLRNIAAGARVAVNFNFGGDGNDVQVLSGTARVDESGLSAAERTAYDTKYASGYRELQMSADAFHEEYSTLIRIGPERLTGWR from the coding sequence ATGAGCGCGGTCGACCTGCGGGCCGGCGTCGGACCGCGCGCCCTCGAACGGCTCGAGAGCGAGATCAGCATCTGGCTGACCACGGTCTCACCGGGCGGACGCCCGCAGCCGACTCCCGTGTGGTTCCTGTGGACCGGGCAGGAACTCCTGGTGCTGAGTCAGCCCAGCGCCCGCAAGCTGCGCAACATCGCTGCTGGTGCTCGTGTGGCGGTCAACTTCAACTTCGGCGGGGACGGCAACGACGTCCAGGTGCTCAGCGGCACGGCGCGGGTGGACGAGTCGGGTCTCAGCGCAGCGGAGCGGACGGCGTACGACACCAAGTACGCCTCGGGCTACCGCGAGCTGCAGATGTCGGCGGACGCCTTCCACGAGGAGTACTCGACGCTCATCAGGATCGGCCCCGAGCGCCTCACCGGCTGGCGCTGA